A single Flavobacterium sp. 1 DNA region contains:
- a CDS encoding flavin reductase family protein, whose translation MKSISKETISQMDKIEKLNLINSCTGFKSANLIATKSIEGNTNVAIFSSVTHLGNSPSLIGIIVRPTTTPRDTYKNIMETGYFTVNHITVDMITDAHHTSANYESGISEFDKTNLEEEYKEGISIPFVKGSPVQLYCKFVNEYNIKENGTIHIIASIESIFYDEALEHKDGWLQLDKGNVVALNGTDGYFLPKLIDRFQQAQQDVPTKPFRKDKE comes from the coding sequence ATGAAAAGCATTTCAAAAGAAACCATTTCACAGATGGATAAGATTGAAAAATTAAATTTAATTAATTCATGTACTGGATTTAAATCTGCTAATTTGATTGCCACAAAATCTATTGAGGGCAATACCAATGTTGCTATTTTCAGCAGTGTTACCCATTTAGGAAACAGTCCCTCGTTAATTGGAATCATTGTACGTCCAACCACTACTCCAAGAGATACTTATAAAAACATCATGGAAACCGGCTACTTCACTGTAAACCATATAACAGTTGATATGATTACTGATGCTCATCACACATCTGCTAATTATGAATCAGGAATTTCCGAATTTGACAAAACCAATTTGGAAGAAGAGTATAAAGAAGGAATCAGTATCCCTTTTGTAAAAGGAAGCCCTGTACAGCTCTACTGCAAATTTGTGAATGAATATAACATCAAAGAAAACGGAACTATACACATCATCGCTTCCATCGAAAGTATTTTTTATGACGAAGCATTAGAACATAAAGACGGCTGGCTGCAGTTAGACAAAGGAAATGTTGTTGCCTTAAATGGTACTGACGGTTATTTTTTACCAAAACTGATTGACCGTTTTCAACAGGCTCAGCAGGACGTTCCGACAAAACCTTTCAGGAAAGACAAAGAATAA
- a CDS encoding penicillin acylase family protein, with amino-acid sequence MRILKRVLLIFIFLLIAVLILFVIYRAYQKPEYEGEIYLKNIQKETIVYFDEFGVPHIYAKNSKDAMVALGYVHAQDRLWQMELLRRIVPGRLSEIFGSVALKNDKFFAGLGIEEASQKAIADLDKKSPAYQLMMGYLDGINQYIDEGPAPVEFKLLGIKKDKFTVQDVYNIFGYMSFSFAMAQKTDPLLTDIRNKYGMDYLKDFGLEGQFNTTQIKNAKQSTQEYAVISQSIASLLDKSPVAPFVGSNSWVIAPPKTKNKKVIFANDPHIGFSQPGTWYEAHIETPDFELYGCYLAGAPFPLLGHNHEYAYGLTMFENDDVDFYQEENNPENSNQYKTKNGFQEYEIRKKIIKVKDSADVVLNIKISQHGPVMNDLLVGLKSDKPVAMSWIYTQHPNHNIEAIYALSHSKSVSEFEKGVSLIHSPGLNVMYGDAKGNVGWWATGKLYKHRNSANTNFILNGSEGKDDNLEYLDFSKNPSAFNPSWNYVYSANNQPEAIDGFVYPGYYLPEDRAKRITQLLNSKSNWDKSSVGEMINDNTSAIAPEMVKKLISNLNLKSLSKTEKEAIIVLKLWKGTNNLEDVAPAIYNKWIYLYLKNTFQDELGDEKFKQFLGTHCMKQITTRQISSKNSPWWDDITTKNKKETRSEIVTKSFEEAVIALEKQLGSLSSEWKWEKVHTVEYQHPIGKLALLRPFFNVGPYEVSGSNEVINNQFFDFAEDGFYKVKGGPSSRRVIDFSDIENSWGILPTGQSGNPFSKHYNDQAELYNSGKFRKMKLNKKEIIQSSTKLVFYPVKN; translated from the coding sequence ATGAGAATATTAAAACGAGTCTTGCTTATTTTTATTTTTTTGCTAATTGCGGTACTAATTTTATTTGTAATATATAGGGCATATCAAAAGCCTGAATATGAAGGAGAAATTTATTTAAAAAATATTCAAAAGGAAACTATTGTTTATTTTGATGAATTTGGCGTGCCTCATATTTATGCAAAAAATTCCAAAGATGCAATGGTGGCTTTGGGATATGTACATGCTCAAGATCGATTATGGCAAATGGAATTGCTTAGACGAATAGTTCCTGGTAGGCTGTCCGAAATATTTGGTTCGGTAGCTTTAAAGAATGATAAATTTTTTGCTGGTTTAGGAATTGAAGAAGCTTCCCAAAAAGCAATTGCAGACTTGGATAAAAAAAGCCCAGCCTATCAATTGATGATGGGATACCTTGATGGAATTAATCAATATATTGACGAAGGACCAGCTCCTGTTGAGTTCAAATTGTTAGGAATTAAAAAAGATAAATTTACGGTACAAGATGTTTATAATATTTTTGGGTACATGTCTTTTAGTTTTGCAATGGCTCAAAAAACAGATCCTTTACTTACCGATATTCGTAATAAATATGGGATGGATTATCTGAAAGACTTTGGTTTAGAAGGGCAGTTTAATACAACTCAAATTAAGAATGCAAAACAAAGCACACAAGAATATGCTGTTATTTCACAATCTATTGCTTCATTATTAGATAAATCCCCAGTTGCTCCTTTTGTAGGGAGTAATAGCTGGGTTATTGCTCCGCCGAAAACAAAAAATAAGAAAGTGATTTTTGCCAATGATCCTCACATTGGATTTTCGCAGCCGGGAACTTGGTACGAAGCTCATATAGAAACTCCAGATTTTGAACTATATGGCTGTTATCTGGCAGGTGCGCCGTTTCCTTTGTTGGGGCATAATCATGAATATGCTTATGGTTTGACAATGTTTGAAAACGATGATGTGGATTTTTACCAAGAAGAAAATAATCCAGAAAACAGTAATCAGTATAAAACTAAAAACGGATTTCAAGAATACGAAATCAGAAAGAAAATAATAAAAGTAAAAGATTCTGCGGATGTGGTTCTGAATATAAAAATAAGTCAGCACGGTCCTGTTATGAATGATTTATTAGTGGGTTTAAAAAGTGATAAGCCAGTTGCTATGTCTTGGATTTATACACAGCATCCTAATCATAACATTGAAGCTATTTATGCTTTATCACATTCAAAATCTGTTTCCGAATTTGAAAAAGGAGTGTCACTTATTCATTCGCCGGGACTTAATGTGATGTATGGTGATGCCAAAGGAAATGTGGGTTGGTGGGCAACAGGGAAATTATATAAGCATAGAAATAGTGCAAATACTAATTTCATATTGAATGGATCTGAGGGTAAAGATGATAATCTGGAATATTTAGATTTTTCTAAAAATCCTTCAGCTTTCAATCCAAGCTGGAACTATGTTTATTCTGCAAATAACCAGCCGGAAGCAATTGATGGCTTTGTGTATCCGGGATATTATCTTCCTGAAGACAGAGCCAAAAGAATTACACAATTATTAAATTCAAAATCCAATTGGGATAAAAGTTCAGTTGGTGAAATGATTAATGACAATACCTCTGCAATCGCTCCCGAAATGGTTAAAAAGCTGATTTCAAATTTAAATCTTAAATCACTTTCCAAAACAGAAAAAGAAGCAATAATTGTTTTAAAATTGTGGAAAGGAACTAATAATTTAGAAGATGTTGCTCCTGCGATTTATAATAAATGGATTTATTTGTATTTAAAGAATACTTTTCAAGACGAATTAGGAGACGAAAAGTTTAAACAGTTTCTTGGAACTCATTGTATGAAGCAAATTACCACAAGACAGATTTCTAGCAAAAATTCACCATGGTGGGATGATATTACTACCAAAAACAAGAAGGAAACTAGAAGTGAAATAGTGACAAAGTCATTTGAGGAGGCAGTAATAGCCTTAGAAAAACAATTAGGAAGTTTATCTTCGGAATGGAAATGGGAAAAAGTTCACACAGTAGAATATCAACATCCAATAGGGAAATTAGCATTATTAAGACCTTTTTTTAATGTGGGCCCTTATGAAGTCTCTGGATCGAATGAAGTGATAAATAATCAATTTTTTGATTTTGCTGAAGATGGTTTTTATAAAGTAAAAGGAGGCCCATCAAGCAGAAGAGTAATAGATTTTTCAGATATTGAAAATAGTTGGGGAATTTTACCAACGGGTCAGTCTGGGAATCCATTCAGCAAGCATTACAATGATCAGGCTGAACTGTATAATTCAGGAAAGTTCAGAAAAATGAAATTGAATAAAAAAGAAATTATACAGTCTTCTACAAAGCTGGTTTTTTATCCTGTAAAGAATTAA
- a CDS encoding DMT family protein: MKAYATIGLLLLSNIFMTLAWYGHLKFKELKWFENTGLITVVLISWGLALFEYFFQVPANRIGYEGNGGPFSLLQLKVIQEVITLVIFVLFSLLFFKNETLRWNHFIGFICLILAVYFIFKK, translated from the coding sequence ATGAAAGCATACGCTACTATAGGGTTATTACTGTTGTCAAATATTTTTATGACATTGGCTTGGTATGGGCATCTTAAATTCAAGGAATTAAAATGGTTTGAAAATACAGGATTAATAACTGTCGTATTGATAAGCTGGGGCTTGGCATTATTTGAATATTTTTTTCAAGTTCCTGCCAACAGGATAGGCTACGAAGGTAATGGCGGTCCTTTTTCTTTATTACAGCTTAAGGTAATTCAAGAAGTAATCACATTAGTTATTTTTGTGTTGTTCTCCTTGCTTTTTTTTAAAAATGAAACTTTGAGATGGAATCATTTCATTGGTTTTATATGTTTAATTTTAGCCGTTTATTTTATATTTAAAAAATAA
- the kynU gene encoding kynureninase, protein MDFKNTLKFAQKLDAQDNLHKYQDEFIFPKVNDKKVIYFTGNSLGLQPKRSKKYIDEVMDDWANLAVEGHFYAKKPWWDYQERFTNPLSKLVGALPSEVTVMNTLTVNLHLLMVSFYRPTAKRFKIICEEKAFPSDQYMFQSQVHFHGYKPEDAIVEIKRRDGEHNIRLEDILSTIEEVGEELALVLIGGVNYYTGQVFDMKTITEAGHKQGAYVGWDLAHATGNIKLELHNWNVDFAAWCSYKYMNSGPGNASGCFVHEKHHNNKELPRFAGWWGHNKERRFKMEPVFDPVHGAGGWQISNLPILSLAPYLASVEMFDEIGMDQLILKRDKITSYLEFILNEISIEVQGSFEIITPANSSERACQLSVFLHGEGRRLFDYLMKNGVITDWREPNVIRLAPVPLYTSYEDMFHFGQILKRGILEK, encoded by the coding sequence ATGGATTTCAAAAACACACTGAAATTTGCACAAAAACTGGATGCTCAAGATAATTTACATAAATATCAAGACGAATTTATTTTTCCAAAAGTCAATGACAAAAAGGTAATTTATTTTACTGGTAATTCTTTAGGATTACAGCCAAAAAGATCCAAAAAATATATTGATGAGGTAATGGATGATTGGGCAAATTTAGCCGTTGAAGGTCATTTTTATGCAAAAAAACCTTGGTGGGACTATCAGGAGCGTTTTACTAATCCGTTGAGCAAATTAGTGGGTGCATTGCCGTCAGAAGTCACAGTGATGAATACGCTGACAGTGAATCTTCATTTATTGATGGTTTCTTTTTATAGGCCAACAGCAAAACGTTTCAAAATCATTTGCGAAGAAAAAGCATTTCCTTCAGATCAATATATGTTTCAGAGCCAAGTGCATTTTCACGGTTATAAACCAGAAGATGCAATCGTAGAAATTAAGCGCCGTGACGGGGAACATAACATTCGGCTGGAAGATATTCTGTCAACAATTGAAGAAGTCGGAGAGGAGCTGGCTCTAGTTTTAATAGGTGGCGTAAATTATTATACAGGCCAGGTTTTTGACATGAAAACAATTACCGAAGCTGGTCACAAACAAGGCGCTTATGTGGGTTGGGACTTAGCTCACGCCACAGGAAATATTAAATTAGAACTGCACAATTGGAATGTGGATTTTGCCGCATGGTGCAGCTATAAATACATGAACTCAGGACCAGGAAATGCTTCGGGCTGTTTTGTTCATGAAAAACATCACAACAATAAAGAACTGCCTCGTTTTGCGGGTTGGTGGGGACATAATAAAGAACGACGCTTCAAGATGGAACCGGTTTTTGATCCTGTTCACGGAGCTGGTGGCTGGCAGATAAGTAATCTACCAATTTTATCTTTAGCACCTTATTTAGCTTCTGTTGAAATGTTTGATGAAATTGGAATGGATCAATTAATCTTAAAAAGAGATAAAATAACTTCCTATTTAGAATTTATCCTAAACGAAATCAGCATAGAAGTGCAAGGTTCTTTTGAGATTATTACACCGGCTAATTCTTCTGAAAGAGCATGTCAGTTATCTGTTTTTTTGCATGGAGAAGGGCGCAGGCTGTTTGATTATTTAATGAAAAATGGTGTAATTACAGATTGGCGTGAACCCAATGTAATCCGATTGGCGCCAGTTCCATTATATACCTCCTATGAAGATATGTTTCACTTTGGGCAGATTCTGAAAAGAGGAATATTGGAGAAATAA
- a CDS encoding helicase HerA-like domain-containing protein: MSNKENFIQYINKGYLSKGESITLGVSILDGEVLASTPVKIPLKTLNRHGLIAGATGTGKTKTIQVLSEQLSSYGIPVLMMDIKGDFSGIAKEGEEKDFIKERHSKLNIPYAVSGFPVELMTLSKQEGVRLRSTVSEFGPVLFSRILDLNDTQAGVVSVIFKYCDDNKMPLLDLKDIKKVINYITDEGKDEIEESYGKISTSTTGTILRKIIELEQQGGDLFFGELSFEIDDLLRIDEYGKGYINIIRLTDIQDKPKLFSTFMLSLLAEIYQQMPEKGDADQPELVIFIDEAHLIFNEASKTLLEQIETIVKLIRSKGVGVYFITQNPMDIPSGVLAQLGLKIQHALRAFTANDRQAIKQSADNYPSSEYYKTDELLTSLGIGEAFVTALNEKGIPTPLVATMMRAPMSRMDILTDAEIQEINNKSKLVKKYSEVIDRESAYEMLTKKIESAQEQAVVIEETKKANNEPSAASVVTKSVLKVVTSATFIRGAFGILSKILKK; this comes from the coding sequence ATGAGCAACAAAGAAAATTTTATTCAGTACATAAATAAAGGCTATTTATCCAAAGGTGAAAGCATAACACTTGGAGTCTCCATCCTAGATGGTGAAGTATTAGCAAGCACTCCTGTAAAAATCCCATTAAAAACATTAAACAGACATGGATTGATAGCTGGCGCTACTGGAACCGGAAAAACAAAAACAATTCAAGTTCTCTCTGAACAGTTATCCTCTTATGGCATTCCTGTTTTAATGATGGATATAAAAGGTGATTTTAGCGGTATTGCCAAAGAAGGAGAAGAAAAAGATTTCATAAAAGAACGGCATTCAAAACTAAATATCCCCTATGCTGTATCGGGTTTCCCAGTCGAATTAATGACACTTTCTAAACAGGAAGGCGTAAGGCTTCGATCTACAGTTTCAGAATTTGGACCTGTACTTTTTTCCCGAATTTTAGATTTAAATGACACACAGGCTGGAGTTGTTTCGGTTATTTTTAAATATTGTGATGACAATAAAATGCCCCTGTTAGATTTAAAGGATATTAAAAAAGTCATTAATTACATAACCGACGAGGGAAAAGACGAAATTGAAGAAAGTTACGGCAAGATATCTACTTCGACTACAGGAACAATTTTAAGAAAAATAATTGAACTGGAACAGCAAGGCGGTGATTTGTTTTTTGGAGAATTGTCTTTTGAAATTGATGACTTACTGCGTATTGATGAATACGGAAAAGGGTACATCAATATTATCCGACTAACAGATATTCAAGATAAACCTAAATTATTCTCTACTTTCATGCTTAGTTTATTAGCCGAAATATACCAGCAAATGCCTGAAAAAGGAGATGCAGACCAACCCGAATTAGTTATATTTATAGACGAGGCCCATTTGATTTTTAATGAAGCCAGCAAAACTTTATTGGAACAAATAGAAACCATAGTAAAGTTAATTCGTTCCAAAGGAGTAGGTGTTTATTTTATCACTCAAAATCCAATGGATATTCCAAGTGGCGTTTTGGCACAACTCGGATTAAAAATACAGCATGCTCTAAGAGCTTTTACTGCTAATGACAGACAAGCAATCAAACAATCAGCGGATAATTACCCCTCATCCGAATATTACAAAACAGATGAATTATTGACCAGTTTAGGAATTGGCGAAGCTTTTGTAACAGCCTTAAACGAAAAAGGAATTCCAACTCCGCTTGTGGCTACAATGATGCGTGCGCCAATGAGCCGAATGGACATTTTAACGGATGCTGAAATTCAGGAGATTAACAACAAGTCCAAATTAGTCAAAAAATACAGTGAAGTGATCGACCGCGAAAGTGCTTATGAGATGCTCACTAAAAAAATAGAATCTGCACAAGAACAAGCAGTTGTTATTGAGGAAACAAAAAAAGCAAATAATGAACCAAGCGCTGCAAGTGTTGTCACAAAATCGGTTTTAAAGGTTGTTACCAGCGCAACTTTCATCAGAGGCGCATTTGGAATACTCTCTAAAATACTCAAAAAATAA